From the genome of Pseudomonadota bacterium, one region includes:
- a CDS encoding DUF1674 domain-containing protein, with the protein MANIFDILKSTNIKSEERAPGKKSNPDTGTQAVQEPGSDARRMAERKAEEAGRKWREKAEAEGVVPKEIGGPKGLEPTRYGDWEKAGRCVDF; encoded by the coding sequence ATGGCAAACATTTTTGATATATTGAAATCGACCAATATAAAATCGGAAGAACGCGCCCCGGGCAAGAAAAGTAACCCCGATACCGGCACTCAGGCCGTGCAGGAGCCCGGCAGTGATGCTAGGCGTATGGCTGAGCGTAAAGCAGAAGAGGCTGGTCGTAAATGGCGCGAGAAAGCGGAAGCAGAAGGCGTTGTGCCGAAAGAAATCGGCGGCCCCAAGGGGCTTGAGCCAACAAGATATGGTGATTGGGAAAAGGCCGGTCGTTGTGTGGATTTTTAA